The following DNA comes from Amycolatopsis solani.
GCCGTCTCCCACCGCTTCAGCGTGCGGCGATTCGTCCGGTTCATCCCGAATCCGAAGGCGACGCCGTTCACCTTCGGCTACTTGACCCTGCTGCTCGGCACGACGCTGGTGCTCAAGTTCGCCGACCCGGCGCTGACCGAGCGGCTGCTCCGGCTGTCCAGCACCGACGCCCACAACCTCTGGCGGCGGCCGCTGACCTCGCTGCTGACCAGCGCGCTCTGGCTCTCCGACGAAGGCTGGCTCGCCTACGTCGTGATCTTCGCGATCGCCGTCGCCCCGCTGGAACGCCGGTTCGGCGCCCGCCGCGCGGCGACCGTGTTCTTCTCCGGGCACGTGCTGGCCACCCTGGTCACCGAGCTGCCGGTGATGGCGCTGAT
Coding sequences within:
- a CDS encoding rhomboid-like protein, which produces MTGEAQSMLLKAGRPLPAIAVSHRFSVRRFVRFIPNPKATPFTFGYLTLLLGTTLVLKFADPALTERLLRLSSTDAHNLWRRPLTSLLTSALWLSDEGWLAYVVIFAIAVAPLERRFGARRAATVFFSGHVLATLVTELPVMALISAHVLPDSAGHWLDIGVSYGFFTTAGALVFLLRGRARLVALATVEAFIAVIWLGDDPASLDSVVTLLGHAFAAHFGLLFWGPRLRAAAGRQASESVV